The following coding sequences lie in one Deltaproteobacteria bacterium genomic window:
- a CDS encoding AMP-binding protein produces the protein MGLEKRKKGFFDKRLETLSPQERKAHLSKKLREFVKYTYQHSRAFREKLNMMGVSPDNIHGLEDLEKIPLVRKEDLGTRQKEEVPFGGFETAPPHKVRRIYVNPGLIFQPEVGEYEVKNWAEALFACGMRQGDIVQNTFNYHLWPFAFTMDESLRSLGITVVPAGVGNAMMQINIMRILKVNGFIGTPSFLMTLAERAETMGVDLKKDLNLEVGFVSAEMLPEGLRQRLEEKLGMAVRQGYGTVFTGCLGYECHYKNGLHLPQNIIVEVVDPHTGKQVSPGETGEIVATNFNPLFPMIRFATGDLSLLVEEGCPCGRTSYRLKKILGRIDQATKVKGTFIHPWQTDEIATQFPEIFKYQVAVTRKDYTDVMTFVAEVKDEAVNKGLLKRRLEKAIKEILTIKGEVEVVPPGTIPDWHQKIVDRRRWE, from the coding sequence ATGGGACTTGAGAAGAGGAAAAAAGGCTTTTTTGATAAAAGGCTAGAGACCCTCTCCCCCCAGGAGAGGAAGGCCCATCTGTCCAAAAAACTAAGGGAATTTGTTAAATATACCTACCAACACTCCAGGGCCTTTAGGGAAAAGCTCAATATGATGGGAGTATCCCCCGATAATATCCATGGCCTCGAAGATCTGGAGAAGATCCCCCTGGTGCGCAAAGAGGACCTGGGGACGAGGCAGAAGGAAGAGGTTCCCTTCGGGGGGTTCGAGACGGCCCCTCCCCACAAGGTGCGTCGGATCTATGTCAACCCCGGCCTGATCTTTCAACCTGAGGTGGGGGAATACGAAGTCAAAAACTGGGCAGAGGCCCTCTTTGCCTGCGGTATGCGCCAGGGGGACATCGTCCAGAACACCTTTAACTATCACCTTTGGCCCTTTGCCTTCACCATGGATGAATCCCTAAGGTCATTGGGGATTACCGTAGTCCCTGCGGGGGTCGGCAATGCCATGATGCAGATCAATATAATGCGGATCCTCAAGGTAAATGGATTCATAGGGACCCCCAGCTTCTTGATGACCCTGGCCGAGAGGGCGGAGACCATGGGGGTGGACTTAAAGAAGGACCTCAATCTGGAGGTTGGATTTGTCTCCGCCGAGATGCTCCCGGAGGGACTTCGCCAGCGATTGGAGGAAAAACTTGGGATGGCCGTGCGTCAGGGGTACGGCACTGTCTTTACAGGGTGTTTGGGCTATGAGTGCCATTATAAAAACGGGCTCCATCTCCCCCAAAACATAATTGTGGAGGTCGTTGACCCCCATACTGGCAAACAGGTTTCGCCAGGGGAGACAGGGGAGATTGTGGCCACCAACTTTAACCCCCTCTTTCCAATGATAAGGTTTGCCACGGGAGACCTCTCCCTTTTGGTGGAAGAAGGATGCCCCTGTGGTCGCACCTCCTACCGGCTCAAGAAGATCTTAGGACGCATTGATCAGGCCACCAAGGTAAAAGGTACCTTCATCCATCCCTGGCAGACCGATGAGATAGCAACCCAATTCCCCGAGATCTTCAAATACCAGGTGGCTGTGACCCGTAAGGATTACACCGACGTAATGACCTTTGTGGCTGAGGTAAAGGATGAGGCCGTAAACAAAGGTCTATTAAAGAGACGGTTGGAGAAGGCCATCAAAGAGATCTTGACCATAAAGGGTGAAGTAGAGGTCGTACCGCCAGGGACTATTCCTGACTGGCACCAAAAGATTGTAGATCGCCGTCGCTGGGAGTAA